A part of Leishmania major strain Friedlin complete genome, chromosome 11 genomic DNA contains:
- a CDS encoding putative proteasome alpha 7 subunit translates to MSYDRAITVFSPDGHLFQVEYAQEAVKKGLAAVGVLGSDCVVIAVEKKSAVKLQDSRTIRKIYKVDAHIYLAFAGLSADARVLINKAQLECQRFSLNYEDTIDVGMLVRYVAGVQQKSTQSGGSRPFGVATVIGGFNEDGKPHLWKTDPSGMCSAWRAVAIGRHDQTVIEYMEKNYKDGMLRDECVHFAIKSLLEVVESGSRNIELLVLQYKEERYLTEEELQKFVVEVEKEREEEAAKKKRQAEQE, encoded by the coding sequence ATGAGCTACGATCGCGCCATCACGGTCTTCTCCCCGGACGGGCATCTCTTCCAGGTCGAGTACGCTCAGGAGGCCGTGAAGAAGGGCTTGGCGGCGGTCGGCGTGCTCGGTAGCGACTGCGTTGTGATCGCGGTGGAGAAGAAGTCTGCTGTCAAGCTGCAGGACAGCCGCACTATCCGTAAGATCTACAAAGTGGATGCGCACATCTACCTCGCCTTCGCCGGCCTTTCCGccgacgcgcgcgtgctcatCAACAAGGCGCAGCTCGAGTGCCAGCGCTTCTCGCTCAACTATGAGGATACCATCGACGTGGGCATGCTCGTGCGCTACGTGGCGGGGGTGCAGCAGAAGTCGACGCAGAGCGGCGGAAGCCGCCCGTTCGGCGTGGCCACGGTGATTGGGGGGTTCAACGAGGACGGCAAGCCACACCTATGGAAGACAGACCCATCTGGCATGTGCTCTGCCTGGCGTGCCGTCGCCATCGGCCGCCACGACCAGACGGTGATTGAGTACATGGAGAAGAACTACAAGGATGGCATGTTGCGCGACGAGTGTGTGCACTTCGCGATCAAgtcgctgctggaggtggtggagagcGGCTCGCGCAACATCGAGCTACTTGTGCTGCAGTACAAGGAGGAGCGCTACCTGACCGAGGAAGAGCTGCAGAAGTTTGTcgtggaggtggagaaggaaagggaagaggaggcggcgaagaagaagcgacAGGCAGAGCAGGAGTAG